In Spinacia oleracea cultivar Varoflay chromosome 5, BTI_SOV_V1, whole genome shotgun sequence, a single window of DNA contains:
- the LOC130460676 gene encoding uncharacterized protein, with product MASLHSATNSTHASDLGFFLIRNFILMGTTAAASNNAVERCNQILVSHNISRKIWQNEESGNCAISDGSFPGASASSSPSRFIIDSPGRKVGDRQPNGYLANQNGVHNVNPNGAGNGRGANIHPNVGNVGPVMNGIGGNHGGNGNGNGNGAGAGAGAGAGAEGNGGEPITINRYTANNEYIETIETQIIANNYASWNAFAGAISHLWHERNDNPVPTGIPHPYPLFCWPGSISVYGRLEANDDLHSVDFDVLNPEEWGDVREQINYLRLVELGQPGNRTIIIHRYNANDEHIETFNSQIIAYGYGSWYALARAIFQIWKQRNLNVNEPEIAQMNPDLCWPGSMPGFGIHVSGQLLPLNWPEHAWGSVRGVINSLHLFEEAQHAN from the exons ATGGCTTCTCTTCATTCAGCAACCAATTCAACCCATGCGTCTGATCTTGGGTTCTTCCTCATTCGAAATTTCATTTTAATGGGAACTACTGCTGCTGCTTCAAACAACGCTGTTGAGAGGTGCAACCAAATTCTGGTTTCACATAATATCAGCAGAAAGATTTGGCAGAATGAGGAATCTGGCAATT GTGCAATATCTGATGGTTCCTTTCCTGGAGCCTCAGCCTCAAGTAGTCCCTCAAGATTCATCATAGATTCTCCT GGTCGAAAAGTAGGTGATAGACAGCCAAATGGTTATTTGGCCAATCAAAATGGTGTACACAATGTGAATCCTAATGGTGCCGGTAATGGAAGGGGTGCTAATATTCATCCCAATGTTGGGAATGTGGGACCTGTTATGAATGGAATTGGTGGTAATCATGGAGGgaatgggaatgggaatgggaatggTGCTGGTGCTGGTGCTGGTGCTGGTGCTGGTGCTGAAGGCAATGGTGGGGAGCCAATTACGATAAACAGGTACACTGCGAATAATGAGTATATCGAAACCATTGAAACGCAGATAATTGCAAATAATTATGCTAGTTGGAATGCCTTTGCCGGAGCTATCAGTCATCTTTGGCATGAGAGGAACGACAATCCAGTCCCCACTGGGATACCACATCCGTATCCTTTATTCTGTTGGCCAGGGAGTATTTCTGTCTATGGACGTCTTGAAGCTAATGATGATCTGCATTCTGTCGATTTCGATGTGCTAAACCCTGAGGAATGGGGAGATGTAAGAGAACAAATCAATTACCTCAGGCTAGTTGAGCTCGGCCAACCTG GGAACAGAACAATTATTATACATAGGTATAATGCAAATGATGAGCATATAGAAACCTTCAACAGCCAAATAATTGCCTATGGATATGGTAGTTGGTATGCCTTAGCCCGAGCTATATTTCAAATATGGAAGCAGAGGAACCTCAATGTCAATGAACCTGAGATAGCACAAATGAATCCTGACTTATGTTGGCCTGGGAGTATGCCTGGCTTTGGAATTCATGTATCTGGGCAATTGCTGCCTTTAAACTGGCCTGAACATGCATGGGGATCTGTAAGAGGGGTAATCAATAGCCTCCATCTGTTTGAGGAGGCGCAACATGCCAACTGA
- the LOC110786024 gene encoding cell division cycle protein 27 homolog B has protein sequence MEAILVDSVQNSLRHFMYSNAIFICERLCAEFPSEVNLQLLASCYLQNNQAYAAYHILKGTQMAQSRYLFAFSCFHMDLLNEAEKALSPANESGLEVPNGAAGHYLLGLVYRYTDRRKSAVHHFKQALSIDPLFWAAYEELCVLGSAEEASTVFGESAVHTIQKQQHALISQNFVASTEDQNQVSAKSLGDASPRQLKSIHGNSAKDASGSYPGATASSAAVNQPLNCVSSSLSFYSTPSPMASQLSGIAPPPVCRHVQQNTASASSESSPKSTVSTTLQAPRRKFVDEGKLRKISGRLFSDSIPRRSTRLAGEAGGSTNATTTSSTGNGTNQSLKNIGNSRLSSAGLRSVTLRKGQAGPSDSFEEGIRQEAFDDSRINTQASICTSSSSDAGSTEQDGGSMSLCRTTHDGSKVRNGALEILGLWRLLGDGYRLSCMYKCQEALEIYKKLPPKHYNTSWVLSQVGRAYFELVDYLEADRAFSLARRQCPCSLDGMDVYSTVLYHLKEDMKLSYLAQELQSIDRLAPQTWCAMGNCYSLQKDHDTALKNFQRAVQLNSRFAYAHTLCGHEHVALEDFESGVKSFQNALRVDSRHYNAWYGLGMVYLRQEKFEFAEHHFRVAYQINPHSSVIMSYLGTALHALKRNEDALMMMEKAILADKKNPLPMYQKAIVLSSMENYDAALRVLEELKEYAPRECSIYALIGKIYKRKNMHDKAMLHFGLALDLKPSATDVATIKAAIEKLHVPDDLDDIL, from the exons ATGGAAGCCATACTTGTTGATTCAGTTCAGAATAGTTTGCGGCATTTCATGTATTCCAATGCCATTTTCATTTGTGAACGTCTTTGTGCCGAGTTCCCTTCCGAG GTGAACTTGCAATTGTTGGCTAGTTGTTACTTGCAGAATAATCAAGCTTATGCGGCATATCATATATTGAAAG GCACACAAATGGCTCAATCCCGCTACTTGTTTGCTTTCTCATGCTTTCATATGGATCTTTTAAATGAAGCAGAAAAGGCATTGTCCCCTGCTAATGAGTCTGGTCTAGAG GTGCCGAATGGTGCAGCTGGCCATTATCTTCTTGGACTTGTCTACAG GTATACTGACCGAAGAAAGAGTGCTGTTCATCACTTTAAGCAGGCGTTATCCATTGATCCATTGTTTTGGGCTGCATATGAGGAACTTTGTGTTTTGG GTTCGGCTGAAGAAGCATCTACAGTGTTTGGTGAATCAGCTGTCCATACCATTCAGAAGCAGCAGCATGCCCTCATTTCTCAGAACTTTGTTGCTTCTACTGAGGACCAGAATCAAGTTTCTGCCAAGAGCTTGGGTGACGCTAGTCCGAGGCAGCTAAAAAGTATCCATGGTAACAGTGCAAAGGATGCTTCTGGAAGTTATCCTGGAGCAACTGCATCTTCAGCAGCTGTCAACCAGCCCCTGAATTGCGTATCTTCCAGCTTGTCATTTTACAGCACTCCTTCTCCAATGGCCTCTCAG CTGTCCGGTATTGCTCCTCCACCCGTTTGTAGGCATGTACAGCAAAACACTGCCTCAGCAAGCAGTGAAAGCTCACCAAAGTCAACAGTAAGCACGACTCTTCAAGCCCCTCGAAGGAAGTTTGTGGATGAAGGGAAATTGAGAAAG ATATCTGGGAGGTTATTCTCTGATTCTATTCCCAGACGAAGTACACGACTTGCGGGGGAAGCCGGAGGAAGCACCAACGCAACTACAACGTCATCAACCGGAAACGGAACCAATCAATCCTTGAAGAATATTGGAAATTCTAGGTTAAGCAGTGCAGGATTACGCTCTGTGACACTTCGCAAAGGACAGGCAGGGCCAAGTGACAGTTTTGAAGAAG GAATTCGCCAAGAGGCATTTGATGATTCTCGAATAAATACACAAGCAAGTATTTGTACATCTTCCTCTTCTGATGCCGGATCTACAGAGCAGGATGGTGGATCTATGAGTTTATGTAGAACGACTCATGATGGTTCTAAAGTCCGTAACGGGGCTCTAGAAATTTTAGGCTTGTGGAGACTGTTGGGGGATGGGTATAGACTTTCTTGCATGTACAAGTGCCAG GAGGCATTGGAGATCTATAAGAAACTCCCGCCTAAACATTACAATACTAGCTGGGTTCTTTCCCAG GTTGGGAGAGCATATTTTGAATTAGTTGATTATTTAGAAGCTGATCGTGCCTTCAGTCTCGCTCGACGGCAGTGTCCTTGCAGCTTAGATGGAATGGATGTTTACTCCACCGTTCTTTAT CATCTAAAGGAAGATATGAAACTAAGTTACCTGGCTCAGGAGCTGCAATCAATTGATCGTTTGGCTCCTCAAACATG GTGTGCCATGGGCAATTGTTACAGTTTGCAAAAAGATCATGATACAGCTTTGAAAAATTTCCAGCGAGCTGTGCAACTTAATTCAAGGTTTGCGTATGCTCATACTCTCTGTGGTCATGAACATGTTGCTTTGGAGGACTTTGAGAGTGGAGTGAAAAGCTTTCAGAATGCTCTTCGTGTTGATTCACGACATTACAATGCATGGTACGGCCTTGGAATGGTCTACCTTCGCCAAGAGAAGTTTGAGTTTGCCGAACATCATTTTCGAGTTGCGTACCAGATAAATCCGCATTCGTCTGTGATCATGTCATATCTTGGAACAGCTCTTCATGCTCTAAAG AGAAATGAGGATGCGTTGATGATGATGGAGAAAGCTATATTAGCAGATAAAAAGAATCCTCTTCCCATGTATCAGAAGGCTATTGTATTGTCTAGCATGGAAAACTATGATGCAGCTCTAAGGGTCCTGGAAGAGCTCAAGGAATATGCACCTCGTGAATGCAGTATCTATGCATTGATTGGTAAGATCTATAAGCGAAAGAACATGCATGATAAGGCAATGTTGCATTTTGGACTTGCCCTAGACTTGAAGCCATCAGCAACAGATGTAGCCACCATAAAG GCTGCCATTGAGAAGTTGCACGTGCCAGACGACTTGGatgatattttataa